Proteins co-encoded in one Aspergillus fumigatus Af293 chromosome 6, whole genome shotgun sequence genomic window:
- a CDS encoding ATP-dependent RNA helicase ECM16: MPKFVPRQRKQKHRQNSSNDAAVDTNAVEILPISKSEREARKQKLREELRAQHTKISAKKQKRLDKYIENKLKKEENVELLKKLEKIKVDTSALQSSKELGKRKREDENIVPTTTTKDVSTSHNQNSDSELSGDETDDSFVDPKGTTKRKLAETAPAPPIPAPVIGGGLKRPLELGPDGFPVLKKRKRAPKAKPAAVSVPEVPWEGFNSDDGNDSAGSSDEEPEDSEIDAETKNVQDGEKDASSDNDESDEEDSGSDNEEEDEEDEDDEEGVVDDEEAESLAQLRIKPRQSAFKEWARQQINEVVGFKPSGPITAEEQPFVRESKRPVRNTVAEEEPLPLELQVTKGDPNRKAFSVQVDRSEEVQNSRLGLPVVGEEQKIMEAIHNNSSIVIWGATGSGKTTQLPQFLFEAGYGHPDSPNPGMIAVTQPRRVAAVSMAKRVADELGQYSDRVAYQIRFESNVSSKTAIKFMTDGILIREIAEDFALKKYSVIVIDEAHERSVNTDILIGMVSRIIDLRKAMSEEDPSIKPLKLVVMSATLRISDFTQNPSLFRQGPPPLVQAEGRQYPVTVHFARRTHRDYVEEAYRKVCRGHRKLPPGGMLVFLTGQNEIRHLAKRLKQTFKPTQRGEATQAKVQLSANDAPLEAEDLDLGGADLSHLGNEDDESDLEITGLDENPEEDEEFNLGEEAMDSSTRVHVLPLYSQLPTKEQLKVFEPPPEGSRLIVLATNVAETSLTIPGIKYVFDCGRAKEKQYDLETGVQKFQIGWISKASANQRAGRAGRTGPGHCYRLYSSAIYEGEFAEYTDPEILRTPIEGVVLQMKSMGLHNVINFPFPTPPSRQGLAKAEKLLKNLGALSANGKITQIGHRLSTYPLSPRFSKMLHIGHQHGCMPYVIALVSALAVGDLFIPENQIDPATSKEEDKSDGVYKNSDRLEDTAREQRHKDYTRAERLFSKHDDTSDAMKYLSAICAYAYASNGDSFCDQMFLRAKAFKEATQLRQQLTDIVRANNPGLIGAYEPRLPEPTDKQIKALKQIVTAGFIDNVAIRADLAPVPPEMDRTPKRAIDVPYLTLFRSREGRATELQEKAVYVHPSSVLARLSPKEMPQYLVYSHLQQSAPSLLSDQVPRIRMYPLAAPSGLQLSAIAHGTPLIEYGKPIGKIEPMDGVPQRRACWVIPSLVGEAGGTSWPLPAKKVIQRKDIKDGWVIEKFTA, encoded by the exons ATGCCCAAATTTGTCCCCCGCCAACGAAAACAAAAACATCGACAAAACAGTTCAAACGATGCTGCGGTCGACACAAATGCTGTTGAGATATTGCCCATTTCCAAGAGCGAAAGGGAAGcgaggaagcagaagctccGAGAGGAGCTGAGGGCACAACACACGAAAATCTCAGcgaagaagcaaaagcgCTTGGATAAATATATT GAAAACAAActtaagaaagaagagaatgtCGAGCTACTTAAGAAacttgagaagatcaaagtcGATACCTCCGCGCTCCAGAGCTCGAAGGAACTGGGAAAACGGAAAAGAGAGGACGAGAATATTGTGcccacaaccaccacaaaGGATGTTAGTACGTCGCATAATCAGAATTCGGATTCGGAATTGTCAGGCGACGAGACAGACGACTCCTTTGTCGATCCAAAAGGGACTACTAAGCGAAAGCTCGCCGAGACTGCTCCTGCACCACCGATTCCCGCCCCAGTCATTGGTGGCGGCCTCAAACGTCCTCTGGAACTCGGTCCGGACGGCTTCCCAGTTCTAAAGAAGCGGAAAAGAGCGCCCAAGGCCAAACCGGCGGCCGTATCCGTACCGGAAGTTCCATGGGAAGGATTCAATTCCGATGATGGAAATGATAGTGCTGGTAGCAGCGATGAAGAGCCTGAAGACTCGGAAATCGATGCCGAAACAAAAAATGTGCAGGATGGAGAAAAAGACGCATCTTCCGACAATGATGAAAGCGATGAAGAGGATAGTGGCAGTGAtaatgaggaggaggatgaagaagacgaagacgatgaggagggggtggtggatgatgaggaagctgaGTCGTTAGCACAACTCCGAATCAAGCCTCGCCAGTCCGCGTTCAAAGAGTGGGCAAGACAACAAATCAATGAGGTTGTCGGCTTTAAACCTTCTGGTCCCATTACAGCAGAGGAGCAGCCGTTCGTTCGTGAATCCAAGCGGCCCGTCAGGAACACCGTCGCTGAAGAGGAGCCGCTTCCCCTAGAGTTGCAAGTCACCAAAGGCGATCCAAACCGCAAGGCATTCAGTGTGCAAGTTGACCGTTCGGAAGAGGTTCAAAATTCACGCTTAGGTCTGCCTGTGGTCGGTGAAGAACAGAAGATAATGGAAGCTATCCACAACAATTCATCCATCGTCATCTGGGGTGCTACTGGTAGCGGAAAGACCACGCAACTTCCTCAGTTCCTGTTCGAGGCCGGTTATGGACACCCCGATAGTCCCAACCCGGGTATGATTGCAGTGACACAACCCCGCCGAGTTGCTGCTGTCAGTATGGCCAAGCGTGTGGCCGATGAGCTGGGACAGTATTCCGACCGGGTCGCTTACCAGATTCGATTCGAAAGCAACGTCTCCAGCAAAACCGCGATCAAGTTCATGACCGACGGTATCCTTATCCGCGAGATTGCCGAAGACTTCGCTTTGAAGAAATATTCTGTTATcgtcatcgacgaggcccaCGAGCGGAGCGTCAACACTGATATCCTGATTGGAATGGTTAGCCGTATCATTGACCTGCGGAAAGCCATGAGCGAAGAGGATCCCTCCATCAAACCCCTCAAGCTTGTAGTCATGTCTGCCACTCTGAGGATCTCTGATTTCACTCAGAATCCAAGTCTCTTCCGTCAAGGCCCGCCGCCGCTCGTACAAGCAGAAGGCCGTCAGTACCCTGTGACCGTACACTTCGCACGACGGACACATCGAGACTATGTTGAAGAAGCCTACAGAAAGGTCTGCAGGGGCCACCGCAAGCTACCTCCCGGAGGCATGCTCGTGTTCCTCACTGGGCAGAACGAGATCAGGCATCTGGCTAAGCGGTTGAAGCAGACCTTCAAGCCCACTCAACGGGGAGAAGCTACCCAGGCAAAAGTACAACTCTCCGCAAATGATGCACCACTCGAAGCGGAGGATCTGGACCTAGGAGGTGCAGATTTGTCTCATCTTGGcaacgaggatgatgaaagTGACCTCGAAATCACCGGCTTGGATGAGAATcccgaggaagacgaagagttCAACCTCGGGGAAGAGGCGATGGATTCCTCAACTCGAGTGCATGTCTTGCCTCTCTACTCTCAGCTGCCCACAAAGGAACAACTGAAGGTTTTCGAGCCGCCACCGGAGGGTTCCCGTCTTATCGTTCTGGCGACCAACGTTGCCGAGACCAGTCTTACAATTCCCGGCATCAAGTATGTCTTTGATTGTGGGCGAGCCAAAGAAAAACAGTACGATCTAGAGACCGGGGTGCAAAAATTCCAAATCGGTTGGATCAGCAAGGCTAGTGCAAACCAGAgagctggtcgagcaggtCGAACCGGACCAGGTCACTGCTACCGACTCTATTCGTCCGCGATTTACGAAGGCGAGTTCGCAGAATACACCGATCCTGAAATCTTAAGAACACCCATTGAAGGCGTCGTACTTCAGATGAAGAGCATGGGCCTACATAACGTGATCAATTTCCCCTTCCCTACACCTCCTAGTCGGCAAGGACtggccaaggccgagaagtTGCTGAAGAACCTTGGAGCACTCTCCGCGAACGGTAAGATTACTCAGATCGGCCATCGCCTGTCGACATATCCGCTATCACCGCGGTTCAGCAAAATGCTTCATATTGGCCACCAGCACGGCTGTATGCCCTACGTGATTGCGCTTGTCTCCGCACTGGCCGTGGGAGACTTGTTCATCCCTGAAAACCAGATCGATCCAGCTACGtcaaaggaagaggacaagagtGATGGGGTTTATAAGAACTCCGATCGTTTAGAGGACACGGCTCGAGAACAGCGCCACAAGGACTACACGAGAGCCGAGCGGCTTTTCAGCAAGCACGATGATACTTCTGACGCTATGAAGTATCTGTCGGCGATCTGCGCCTATGCTTATGCTTCGAATGGGGACTCATTCTGCGACCAGATGTTCCTGCGGGCAAAGGCATTCAAGGAGGCCACGCAGCTTCGGCAACAGTTGACCGATATTGTGCGCGCAAACAACCCTGGTCTGATTGGAGCGTACGAACCCCGTCTGCCTGAGCCCACCGATAAACAGATTAAAGCGCTGAAGCAGATTGTGACCGCTGGATTCATCGACAATGTTGCAATCCGCGCCGATCTGGCACCTGTTCCGCCCGAGATGGACCGCACGCCAAAGAGAGCCATCGATGTCCCGTACCTGACGCTCTTCAGGTCTCGAGAAGGACGAGCAACAGAGCTGCAGGAGAAAGCCGTCTACGTGCACCCGTCGTCTGTTCTTGCCCGCCTTTCACCAAAGGAAATGCCGCAATACCTGGTCTACTCTCATCTCCAACAGTCAGCACCTTCGTTGCTGTCCGACCAGGTCCCGAGGATCAGAATGTATCCTCTGGCGGCACCGAGCGGGCTACAGCTCTCTGCAATCGCGCACGGCACGCCTCTCATCGAATACGGTAAGCCAATCGGTAAGATAGAACCGATGGACGGGGTCCCGCAGCGACGAGCATGCTGGGTCATTCCATCGCTCGTTGGCGAAGCTGGTGGCACCTCTTGGCCGTTACCAGCCAAGAAGGTCATCCAACGGAAAGATATAAAGGACGGCTGGGTGATTGAAAAGTTCACCGCCTAG